A single region of the Acidobacteriota bacterium genome encodes:
- the lysS gene encoding lysine--tRNA ligase, which yields MTEKPEPPDSPESTEADLIRVRRAKLEQIRALGIDPWPTTVDADTRIGSIIEQHSEKSLEELEAENSVVAIAGRITAVRDHGKTMFLTVNEGEAKLQIYVRKDEIEEKEWELVRLLDTGDWIEVHGPVFRTKKGELSVRASSVRFLAKSLRPLPEKWHGLTDVEQRYRQRYLDLAVNEDSRQVFITRAAIIRYIRNFFDARGYVEVETPMMVPLAGGAAARPFVTHHNTLDLDLYLRIAPELYLKRLIVGGLQRVYEINRNFRNEGISTQHNPEFTMLEFYEAFSDYRKLMDLTAELLTGLVTAVTGSPKVVWKEMEIDFSRPFERLTMRQAVLRYAGERGLEIAPSDLEDRDALVRLVRSLGAHTHMRPDGTEGPGWEKPSGVGSWNEGKLLAELFEAVAEPHLIQPTFIIDFPVEVSPLSKQSPDNPRVVERFELFVGGMEIANAFSELNDPDEQDRRFRQQLTEREGGDDEAHQLDEDYVRALEFGMPPTGGEGIGIDRLTMILTGSPSIRDVILFPLLRPKSG from the coding sequence ATGACAGAAAAGCCCGAGCCACCGGACTCCCCCGAATCGACCGAAGCGGACCTCATCCGCGTCCGCCGCGCGAAGCTCGAGCAGATCCGCGCGCTCGGGATCGATCCATGGCCTACGACCGTCGATGCCGACACGCGGATCGGATCGATCATCGAGCAACACTCGGAAAAATCACTCGAAGAGCTCGAGGCGGAAAACAGCGTCGTCGCGATCGCCGGTCGCATCACCGCCGTGCGCGACCACGGCAAGACGATGTTCCTCACGGTCAACGAGGGGGAGGCGAAGCTTCAGATCTACGTTCGGAAGGATGAGATCGAGGAGAAGGAATGGGAGCTCGTCCGCCTGCTCGATACCGGCGACTGGATCGAGGTTCACGGCCCCGTCTTCCGCACGAAGAAAGGGGAGCTTTCGGTGCGCGCGTCGTCGGTTCGCTTCCTCGCGAAGTCGCTCCGCCCGCTGCCGGAGAAGTGGCATGGGCTGACCGACGTCGAACAGCGTTACCGGCAGCGCTATCTCGATCTGGCGGTGAACGAAGACTCCCGCCAGGTCTTCATCACACGTGCGGCGATCATCCGCTACATCCGCAACTTCTTCGACGCGCGCGGCTACGTCGAGGTCGAGACGCCGATGATGGTGCCGCTCGCCGGTGGCGCAGCGGCCCGCCCCTTCGTCACCCATCACAATACCCTCGATCTCGATCTCTACCTGCGAATCGCGCCGGAGCTCTACCTGAAACGGCTGATCGTCGGCGGGCTCCAGCGCGTCTACGAGATCAACCGGAACTTCCGCAATGAGGGAATCTCCACCCAGCATAATCCGGAGTTCACGATGCTCGAGTTCTACGAGGCATTCTCCGACTACCGGAAGCTGATGGATCTCACTGCCGAGCTCCTCACCGGGCTCGTCACCGCGGTGACCGGAAGCCCGAAGGTCGTCTGGAAGGAGATGGAGATCGATTTCTCGCGACCTTTCGAGCGATTGACGATGCGGCAGGCCGTTCTCCGCTACGCCGGCGAGCGAGGGCTCGAGATCGCCCCCTCCGATCTCGAGGACCGCGACGCTCTCGTCCGGCTCGTCCGGAGCCTCGGCGCACACACGCACATGCGACCCGACGGGACGGAGGGTCCGGGCTGGGAGAAACCATCCGGGGTCGGCTCGTGGAACGAGGGGAAGCTGCTCGCCGAGCTCTTTGAAGCAGTGGCCGAGCCTCATCTGATCCAGCCGACGTTCATCATCGATTTTCCGGTGGAGGTCTCACCGCTGTCGAAGCAGAGCCCGGACAACCCGCGGGTCGTCGAGAGATTCGAGCTGTTCGTCGGAGGGATGGAGATCGCCAACGCCTTTTCCGAGCTCAACGATCCGGACGAGCAGGATCGCCGGTTCCGCCAGCAGCTCACCGAGCGCGAAGGTGGAGACGATGAAGCGCACCAGCTCGACGAGGACTACGTCCGCGCGCTCGAGTTCGGCATGCCTCCGACCGGAGGTGAAGGCATCGGAATCGACCGCCTGACGATGATTCTCACCGGTTCCCCCTCCATCCGCGACGTGATCCTCTTTCCTCTTCTGAGGCCGAAGAGCGGATGA
- a CDS encoding FtsX-like permease family protein, with the protein MSNFELGVALRFLRMAGRQAHTAFLSIISILGIAVGVATLIISLATLSGLQNQIRDRLRDTTPHLTIEPAEGGWIDEVDELREALRQWPIVELRPTISGTAWASDVGGMRGRPAMVTSRTSSEIADEEDANRSLTLSPSLASVLGVQTGEEIILVSPRTRLTPFGIQPLFRTYAVESVSMMPANGETPGVMMSFEEASSFFGTEGGPTSIEVRATPELGNEIRDTLEARFPRLRFRSWEDMNRPLFLALRLEKVVMFATISLIVLVAALNLVSSLAMIIVEKKKQVGILSTLGASRRSIGLVFLYLGLFIGLTGTILGDVIGLSFSWAADRWGLVPLPSSVYDATSLPFRIDPADVLGVNAVAIVLAVLTTLYPAWVASSLDPVNAIREE; encoded by the coding sequence ATGAGCAACTTCGAGCTCGGGGTCGCGCTCCGCTTCCTGAGGATGGCCGGTCGTCAGGCGCACACCGCGTTCCTTTCGATCATCAGCATCCTCGGAATCGCCGTCGGAGTCGCGACGCTGATCATCTCGCTCGCCACGCTGTCGGGGCTGCAGAATCAGATCCGCGACCGGCTTCGTGACACCACACCTCACCTGACCATCGAGCCCGCGGAGGGAGGGTGGATCGACGAGGTCGACGAGCTGCGTGAGGCGCTCCGGCAATGGCCGATCGTCGAGCTTCGCCCCACGATCTCGGGGACCGCATGGGCATCCGACGTCGGAGGCATGCGCGGCCGACCCGCGATGGTCACCTCCCGCACTTCGAGCGAGATCGCCGATGAGGAGGACGCGAATCGCAGCCTCACCCTCTCCCCATCGCTCGCCAGCGTGCTCGGCGTGCAGACGGGCGAGGAGATCATTCTCGTCTCCCCTCGTACACGCCTGACGCCATTCGGGATTCAGCCGCTGTTCCGGACCTACGCGGTAGAGTCGGTGTCGATGATGCCTGCCAACGGCGAGACTCCGGGCGTGATGATGAGTTTCGAGGAAGCCTCCTCCTTTTTCGGAACCGAAGGGGGGCCGACGTCGATCGAAGTGAGGGCGACGCCGGAGCTGGGGAACGAGATCCGCGACACGCTCGAAGCCCGGTTTCCCCGGCTGCGCTTCAGGAGCTGGGAGGATATGAACCGGCCGCTGTTTCTCGCGCTCCGGCTGGAGAAGGTCGTCATGTTCGCGACGATCTCGCTGATCGTTCTCGTCGCCGCGCTGAATCTCGTATCGTCGCTCGCGATGATCATCGTCGAGAAGAAAAAGCAGGTCGGCATCCTCTCGACACTCGGAGCATCCCGCCGGTCGATCGGCCTGGTCTTTCTCTACCTCGGACTCTTCATCGGTCTGACCGGTACGATCCTCGGAGACGTGATCGGACTCAGCTTCTCCTGGGCCGCGGACCGCTGGGGACTCGTGCCGCTCCCGAGCTCGGTGTACGACGCGACGAGTCTCCCTTTCCGGATCGATCCGGCCGACGTTCTCGGAGTCAACGCCGTCGCAATCGTCCTCGCGGTCCTCACGACGCTCTACCCTGCCTGGGTCGCGTCATCGCTCGATCCGGTCAACGCCATCAGGGAGGAATGA
- the tsaB gene encoding tRNA (adenosine(37)-N6)-threonylcarbamoyltransferase complex dimerization subunit type 1 TsaB — translation MILSFDSSLPSMSVALVDDRTAIASIILEGKRSRNEKLLPAIDFLLRESGREMKDVGSIVVTRGPGSFTGVRIGLATAQGLALSTGASIIAPGTHDGFAYEAERVAVIGDAGRDEVYLSRYEGGAKDGETSIVPADAVDSLPDDVTIVRIDQICRERNVALLCAFRAIDANLEPGETFPLYVRASAAEEKLRNGSG, via the coding sequence TTGATTCTCTCGTTCGACAGCTCGCTCCCTTCGATGTCCGTAGCCCTGGTCGATGACCGGACCGCGATTGCGTCGATCATTCTCGAAGGCAAGCGCTCGCGAAACGAAAAACTGCTCCCCGCGATCGATTTTCTCCTTCGCGAATCGGGACGCGAAATGAAGGATGTAGGTTCGATCGTCGTGACACGGGGCCCGGGCTCGTTCACAGGTGTGCGGATCGGACTCGCCACGGCTCAGGGTCTCGCACTCTCGACCGGTGCTTCGATCATCGCGCCGGGAACGCATGACGGTTTCGCCTACGAGGCGGAGCGCGTAGCCGTCATCGGAGATGCCGGACGGGACGAGGTCTATCTCAGCAGATACGAAGGGGGAGCAAAGGACGGCGAGACCTCGATCGTCCCGGCGGATGCGGTCGACTCGCTGCCGGACGACGTCACGATCGTCAGGATCGATCAGATCTGTCGCGAACGGAACGTTGCCCTTCTCTGCGCGTTCCGGGCGATCGACGCGAACCTCGAACCGGGCGAGACGTTCCCTCTTTACGTACGCGCGAGCGCCGCCGAGGAGAAGCTGCGGAATGGCTCCGGCTGA